The Ancylobacter sp. WKF20 genome contains a region encoding:
- a CDS encoding pyridoxal phosphate-dependent aminotransferase, with amino-acid sequence MPASASPFRPAPSLLDHIRPQALALPESGIVEVMNYGRRREGLIPLWAGEGDLPTPSFISEAATRALAAGETFYTWQRGIPELRAAIAAYMTRIYGVPEDLERYHVTGSGMQAIQIALALTLSAGEEILIPSPSWPNAAAAAEVIGARPIPVPLSFDPARGFWLDLDQLEDAITPRTRVIFINSPANPTGFVAPTQTLRGVLDIARRHGLWIIADEIYGRFYFEEGGLAPSFHEVMEPEDRILFVQTFSKNWAMTGWRLGWIEAHPSLGQVLENLIQYSTSGVAAFMQRAGVTALERGESFLTHQIERARRGRDIVAQGLATSNRVRFASPPGAFYMFFAVEGEDDTRKLALRLVDEAGIGLAPGTAFGPGGEAYLRMCFARGETQITEATDRLVTWLKK; translated from the coding sequence ATGCCGGCCTCCGCCTCGCCCTTCCGTCCCGCTCCCTCCCTGCTCGACCATATCCGCCCGCAGGCCCTTGCCTTGCCGGAGAGCGGCATCGTCGAGGTGATGAACTATGGGCGTCGCCGCGAGGGTCTCATCCCGCTCTGGGCGGGCGAGGGCGATTTGCCGACCCCCTCCTTCATCAGCGAAGCCGCGACGCGCGCGCTTGCGGCGGGCGAGACCTTCTACACCTGGCAGCGCGGCATCCCCGAGCTGCGCGCCGCCATCGCCGCCTATATGACGCGCATCTATGGCGTGCCGGAGGATCTTGAGCGCTATCATGTGACCGGTTCGGGCATGCAGGCGATCCAGATCGCGCTGGCGCTAACCCTTTCGGCCGGCGAGGAAATCCTCATTCCCTCGCCCTCCTGGCCGAATGCCGCCGCCGCCGCCGAAGTGATCGGCGCCCGGCCCATTCCCGTGCCGCTGTCCTTCGATCCCGCGCGCGGTTTCTGGCTTGACCTCGACCAGCTTGAGGACGCGATCACCCCGCGCACGCGCGTCATCTTCATCAATTCCCCGGCCAACCCGACCGGCTTCGTCGCGCCCACGCAGACGCTGCGCGGCGTGCTCGACATCGCCCGTCGCCACGGGTTGTGGATCATCGCCGACGAGATTTATGGCCGCTTCTATTTCGAGGAGGGCGGGCTGGCTCCGTCCTTCCACGAGGTGATGGAGCCCGAGGACCGTATTCTGTTCGTGCAGACCTTCTCGAAGAACTGGGCGATGACCGGCTGGCGGCTCGGCTGGATCGAGGCGCATCCCTCGCTCGGCCAGGTGCTGGAGAACCTCATCCAGTACTCCACCTCAGGCGTTGCTGCCTTCATGCAGCGCGCCGGCGTAACCGCGCTGGAGCGCGGCGAGAGCTTCCTGACCCATCAGATCGAGCGGGCGCGGCGCGGGCGCGATATCGTCGCGCAGGGCCTCGCGACCTCCAACCGCGTGCGCTTCGCCAGCCCGCCCGGTGCCTTCTACATGTTCTTCGCCGTGGAGGGCGAGGACGACACCCGCAAGCTGGCGCTGCGGCTGGTGGACGAGGCCGGCATCGGCCTTGCGCCGGGCACCGCCTTCGGCCCGGGCGGCGAGGCCTATCTGCGCATGTGCTTCGCGCGCGGCGAGACTCAGATCACCGAGGCGACCGACCGGCTGGTGACGTGGCTCAAGAAGTAA
- a CDS encoding ATP-binding protein: MRDFSSSPAQRDLPTVSDARLASVLDTAADGIIVIDDRARILVFNKACEQMFGICAADAVGQNVKLVMPTEYAADHDQYVASYISTGVKKIIGIGREVRGRHADGTVFPLELSVGEAATPDGRQFIGILRDLRPRKESEQRLADLQSELVHLARVSAIDEMGAAIAHELNQPLTALMLYLQAIRRAHSKGVDINRMVGDILDKATGEAERAGHIIQRMRQFVEKRDPERHLRNLDPLVDEAIDLTLLGQTHRVRIIRETSGNLPDVSVDPVQIQQIVVNLVRNGIEAAAQTSEPALRVSTRVADGAVRIEVQDNGSGIAPEALPKLFEAFASSKRRGMGLGLAISRTIAQNHGGDLMVDPGGNGKGACFALVLPVARPAAPAEVG, from the coding sequence ATGCGTGATTTCAGTTCGTCGCCCGCCCAGCGCGATCTGCCGACGGTTTCCGATGCGCGTCTGGCGTCCGTGCTCGACACGGCGGCCGACGGCATCATCGTGATTGATGATCGCGCGCGCATCCTCGTCTTCAACAAGGCGTGCGAGCAGATGTTCGGCATCTGCGCCGCCGATGCGGTCGGGCAGAACGTCAAGCTGGTGATGCCGACCGAATATGCGGCCGATCACGACCAGTATGTCGCCAGCTACATCAGCACCGGCGTGAAGAAGATCATTGGCATCGGCCGTGAGGTGCGCGGCCGGCATGCCGACGGCACGGTGTTCCCGCTGGAGCTTTCCGTCGGCGAGGCGGCAACGCCGGACGGGCGGCAGTTTATCGGCATCCTGCGCGATCTGCGCCCGCGCAAGGAAAGCGAGCAGCGTCTCGCCGATCTGCAGAGCGAGCTGGTGCATCTTGCCCGCGTCTCCGCCATTGACGAGATGGGCGCGGCCATCGCCCATGAGCTCAACCAGCCGCTGACGGCGCTGATGCTCTATCTGCAGGCCATCCGCCGGGCCCATTCCAAGGGCGTCGACATCAACAGGATGGTCGGCGACATCCTCGACAAGGCGACGGGCGAGGCCGAGCGCGCCGGCCACATCATCCAGCGCATGCGGCAATTCGTCGAGAAGCGCGATCCCGAGCGGCATCTGCGCAATCTCGATCCGCTGGTCGACGAGGCGATCGACCTCACCTTGCTCGGCCAGACCCACCGCGTGCGCATCATCCGCGAGACGTCGGGCAACCTGCCGGATGTGTCGGTGGATCCGGTTCAGATCCAGCAGATCGTGGTCAATCTCGTGCGCAACGGCATCGAGGCGGCCGCCCAGACGAGCGAGCCGGCGCTGCGCGTCAGCACGCGCGTGGCGGACGGGGCGGTGCGGATCGAGGTGCAGGACAACGGCTCCGGTATCGCGCCGGAGGCATTGCCGAAGCTGTTCGAGGCCTTTGCCAGTTCAAAACGTCGCGGCATGGGGCTCGGGCTTGCGATTTCACGGACGATCGCCCAGAACCACGGCGGAGACCTGATGGTCGACCCCGGTGGCAACGGCAAGGGGGCATGCTTCGCCCTGGTGCTGCCGGTAGCCCGGCCCGCGGCGCCAGCCGAGGTCGGATAA
- a CDS encoding dihydrodipicolinate synthase family protein: MPASPRYSGVFPVAPTVFDAAGRLDLEGQKRAVDFMIDAGSHGLCILANFSEQFVLTDDERDQVMRTVLEHVAGRVPVIVTTTHFSTFVCAERSKRAQEMGAAMVMVMPPYHGATFRVPEAQVYEFYRGVSDAIRIPIMVQDAPVAGTPLSVPFLAKMAAEIENLAYFKIEVPGAANKLRALIEAGGAAIEGPWDGEEAITLMADLDAGATGAMTGGGYPDGIRAIIDPYVAGDREAAVDAYMRWLPLINYENRQAGLAAAKILMQAGGVIQHDTLRAPLPPVHPATRAGLLEIARRLDPLVLRWGK; this comes from the coding sequence ATGCCCGCGTCTCCTCGCTACTCCGGTGTCTTCCCGGTCGCGCCCACGGTGTTCGATGCCGCGGGGCGGCTTGATCTGGAGGGCCAGAAGCGCGCCGTCGATTTCATGATCGACGCCGGCTCGCACGGGCTGTGCATCCTCGCCAATTTCTCCGAGCAGTTCGTGCTCACCGATGACGAGCGCGATCAGGTGATGAGGACCGTGCTGGAGCATGTCGCCGGCCGCGTGCCGGTGATCGTCACCACCACCCACTTCTCCACCTTCGTCTGCGCCGAGCGTTCGAAGCGCGCGCAGGAGATGGGCGCGGCCATGGTCATGGTCATGCCGCCCTATCACGGCGCCACCTTCCGGGTGCCCGAGGCGCAGGTCTATGAGTTCTATCGCGGGGTCTCCGACGCGATCCGCATCCCGATCATGGTGCAGGACGCCCCGGTCGCCGGCACGCCGCTCTCCGTGCCGTTCCTGGCGAAGATGGCGGCCGAGATCGAGAACCTCGCTTATTTCAAGATCGAGGTGCCCGGTGCCGCGAACAAGCTGCGGGCGCTGATCGAGGCGGGCGGGGCGGCGATCGAGGGTCCGTGGGACGGCGAGGAGGCGATCACGCTGATGGCCGATCTCGACGCCGGCGCCACCGGCGCCATGACCGGCGGCGGCTACCCCGACGGCATCCGCGCGATTATCGACCCGTATGTCGCGGGCGACCGGGAGGCGGCGGTCGACGCCTATATGCGCTGGCTGCCGCTGATCAATTACGAGAACCGGCAGGCGGGGCTGGCGGCGGCCAAGATCCTCATGCAGGCGGGCGGGGTGATCCAGCACGACACGCTGCGCGCCCCGCTGCCGCCGGTGCACCCGGCGACCCGCGCCGGCCTCCTGGAGATCGCCCGCCGCCTCGACCCGCTCGTGCTGCGCTGGGGGAAGTGA